In one window of Frigoriglobus tundricola DNA:
- a CDS encoding RNA polymerase sigma factor, with the protein MSVTSATLLERLRDARDADAWNRLVELYTPLIRGWAERLNVRGADADDLVQDVMAVVIRRFPEFVHPHRPGAFRGWLRAIAANCARTVWKSRKWTPTAPGGSDFGSYLARLEDPTDDFARAWEREHDLHVTRKLLDRIRADFETGTWDLFGRFVLDGLSAEEVAAEYGTTPNAVYIAKSRVLSRLRKEAGGLLG; encoded by the coding sequence ATGTCGGTCACGTCGGCGACACTCTTGGAACGGCTCCGCGACGCGCGCGACGCGGACGCCTGGAACCGGCTCGTCGAACTGTACACCCCGCTCATCCGCGGGTGGGCGGAGCGGCTGAACGTGCGCGGTGCCGACGCCGACGACCTGGTTCAGGACGTGATGGCGGTGGTGATCCGCCGGTTCCCCGAGTTCGTTCACCCCCACAGGCCCGGGGCGTTCCGCGGCTGGCTCCGGGCCATCGCCGCCAACTGCGCGCGGACCGTGTGGAAGAGCCGCAAGTGGACCCCGACCGCCCCCGGCGGGTCCGACTTCGGCAGTTACCTCGCCCGCCTCGAAGACCCCACCGACGACTTCGCCCGCGCCTGGGAGCGCGAACACGACCTGCACGTCACCCGCAAGCTGCTCGACCGTATCCGGGCCGACTTCGAGACCGGCACCTGGGACCTGTTCGGCCGGTTCGTGCTGGACGGCCTGTCCGCGGAAGAGGTGGCGGCCGAATACGGCACCACGCCCAACGCCGTGTACATCGCCAAATCCCGGGTACTCTCCCGGCTGCGCAAAGAGGCCGGCGGGCTACTCGGGTGA
- a CDS encoding response regulator has product MPDRPRLLLIGPSVGPLDGALAAAADVEPVSNDPAEVARRLHGGEFAAVVAAPDVVVGLLDRFRRDELIIGHIEKGLAVLDAAGVVQWANPVFRASALDDPVGRPLLEALGSDRVSVESAAGLSNVLDPADPLALARAGVPMVLRVHCGGGQSRPFLEADVRPVTDPNGIVTGLIVIVRNVTPQVIQQQKLDALHAAGRELAGLEADQLTEMDVASRVELLKANLRRTIRDLLKYDTIEVRLLDRKTGELRPLLEDGMLPEAAGRVLYARPTGNGVTGFVASTGESYLCADTANDPHYLAGAAGARSSMTVPLKFQDEVIGTLNVESPRVNGFGPDDLQFTELFSKEVAAALHTLDLLSAQQVCTAGQSIEAVNKEVALPLDEVLTGATVLLERALTHDPEAADRLRRILNAARQVKDSIAQVGRDLTAAPKSAAPLLGKRVLVVESDERLRRQAHLLLGRLGATVETAGTGADGLAMATDALYDAIFQEVKPPDMGGYECYRRLRAVCPRAVVALTTGFGYDVAHSIVKARAEGMRHVLFKPLRQDQVVKAVLEGDRPSVPG; this is encoded by the coding sequence GTGCCCGACCGCCCCCGCCTGCTACTCATCGGCCCGTCCGTCGGGCCTCTGGACGGCGCCCTCGCCGCCGCGGCGGACGTGGAACCGGTGTCCAACGACCCGGCGGAGGTCGCCCGGCGGCTGCACGGCGGCGAGTTCGCCGCCGTGGTCGCGGCGCCGGACGTCGTGGTCGGCCTGCTCGACCGGTTCCGCCGCGACGAACTCATCATCGGCCACATCGAGAAGGGACTCGCCGTTCTGGACGCGGCCGGCGTGGTGCAGTGGGCCAACCCGGTGTTCCGCGCCTCCGCCCTCGACGATCCGGTCGGGAGGCCGCTGCTCGAAGCACTGGGTAGCGATCGCGTGTCCGTGGAATCCGCCGCGGGCCTGTCGAACGTCCTCGACCCGGCCGACCCGCTCGCCCTCGCGCGGGCCGGGGTCCCTATGGTGCTCCGCGTACACTGCGGCGGCGGACAGAGCCGGCCGTTCTTGGAGGCCGATGTCCGCCCGGTCACCGACCCCAACGGGATCGTCACCGGGCTGATCGTCATCGTCCGCAACGTCACCCCGCAGGTGATCCAGCAGCAGAAGCTCGACGCGCTCCACGCCGCCGGCCGCGAACTCGCCGGCCTCGAAGCGGACCAGCTCACCGAGATGGACGTCGCGTCCCGCGTGGAGCTGCTCAAGGCCAACCTGCGCCGCACCATCCGCGACCTGCTGAAGTACGACACGATCGAGGTGCGGCTGCTCGACCGCAAGACGGGCGAGCTGCGGCCGCTCCTCGAGGACGGCATGCTGCCCGAGGCCGCGGGCCGCGTGCTGTACGCCCGGCCGACGGGGAACGGCGTGACCGGGTTCGTCGCCTCGACGGGCGAGAGCTACCTGTGCGCCGACACCGCCAACGACCCGCACTACCTGGCCGGGGCCGCGGGCGCCCGCAGCTCGATGACGGTGCCGCTCAAGTTCCAGGACGAAGTCATCGGCACCCTGAACGTGGAGAGCCCGCGGGTCAACGGGTTCGGCCCGGACGACCTCCAGTTCACGGAACTGTTCAGCAAGGAGGTCGCCGCCGCGCTGCACACGCTCGACCTGCTGAGCGCGCAACAGGTGTGTACCGCCGGGCAGTCGATCGAGGCGGTGAACAAGGAGGTGGCGCTCCCCCTAGACGAGGTGCTGACCGGCGCGACGGTGCTGCTCGAGCGGGCGCTGACGCACGACCCGGAGGCGGCCGACCGGCTGCGCCGCATCCTGAACGCCGCCCGGCAGGTGAAGGACAGCATCGCGCAGGTGGGCCGCGACCTGACCGCCGCACCGAAGTCGGCGGCGCCGCTCCTGGGCAAGCGGGTTCTGGTGGTGGAGTCCGACGAGCGGCTGCGCCGCCAGGCGCACCTGCTGCTGGGCCGGCTGGGCGCGACGGTCGAAACGGCCGGCACCGGCGCGGACGGGCTGGCGATGGCGACCGACGCCCTGTACGACGCGATCTTCCAGGAGGTGAAGCCGCCGGACATGGGCGGGTACGAGTGCTACCGCCGCCTGCGGGCGGTGTGCCCGCGCGCGGTCGTGGCGCTGACGACCGGGTTCGGGTACGACGTGGCCCATTCGATCGTGAAGGCCCGCGCCGAGGGGATGCGGCACGTCCTGTTCAAGCCGCTCCGCCAGGATCAGGTCGTGAAAGCCGTTCTCGAAGGCGACCGGCCGTCCGTGCCGGGATAG
- a CDS encoding tetratricopeptide repeat protein, which produces MQEAAQEEREEKEEGEAVIKMPLVNMSGAATLAAAEGLAALGVGDTVRARQKYAEAGAILEAEMKVRHGGGEKQLLRFLAATQYYKGGDYQKAQDLAHKIDARVLPKNVRGLLPQFLKDVKLRTSPGYVAGIRQTLLKLWQQKQPAESLAVLQEHPYVLPPVSLAFVRAALCGELANFRAAALFFANAIRQAPDDVGLVLTTAAQPLLLRSQDRLAEAWEYAQCQVELVPHPVTFVTASIICYHRACTAHAEDRKTHFAEQLAFVEKAWDVYQKLDLMQQNHPDMRAYVAFGLELAGTMGLRQGNKQRGKEVWEQAVKLGANASHPWKQRASVADPSEEVSQAVEAWNLSERETHFFTRFTPEPSIRQQLEVVGA; this is translated from the coding sequence GTGCAAGAAGCCGCGCAAGAGGAAAGGGAAGAGAAAGAGGAAGGCGAAGCCGTGATAAAAATGCCTCTGGTCAACATGAGCGGGGCGGCAACACTCGCTGCTGCGGAAGGTCTCGCCGCGCTGGGCGTCGGCGACACCGTGCGCGCGCGGCAGAAGTACGCCGAAGCCGGCGCCATTCTCGAAGCCGAGATGAAGGTCCGGCACGGGGGCGGCGAGAAGCAACTTCTCCGGTTCCTCGCCGCAACGCAGTATTACAAGGGCGGGGACTACCAGAAGGCGCAGGATCTCGCACACAAGATCGACGCCCGCGTGCTGCCGAAGAACGTGCGCGGACTGCTGCCTCAGTTTCTGAAGGACGTGAAGCTGCGCACATCGCCGGGATACGTGGCGGGGATACGCCAAACGCTACTGAAATTGTGGCAACAGAAGCAGCCCGCGGAATCGTTAGCGGTGTTGCAGGAACATCCTTACGTCTTACCCCCGGTTAGCTTGGCATTCGTGCGAGCGGCCCTGTGTGGTGAACTGGCAAACTTCCGTGCGGCGGCGCTCTTTTTTGCGAATGCGATTCGCCAAGCCCCGGATGACGTGGGGCTGGTGCTGACCACCGCTGCACAACCGCTGTTGTTGCGAAGTCAGGATCGACTTGCTGAGGCGTGGGAGTACGCGCAATGTCAAGTCGAGCTGGTGCCGCACCCCGTCACATTCGTCACGGCGTCGATTATCTGTTACCACCGGGCTTGCACCGCCCACGCTGAGGACCGCAAAACGCATTTTGCGGAGCAACTTGCGTTCGTCGAGAAGGCGTGGGATGTCTACCAGAAACTCGACCTCATGCAACAGAACCACCCGGACATGCGCGCCTACGTGGCGTTCGGTCTTGAACTGGCTGGGACAATGGGACTACGACAGGGAAACAAACAGCGGGGCAAAGAGGTCTGGGAGCAAGCCGTCAAGTTGGGAGCGAACGCATCACATCCCTGGAAACAGCGCGCGTCTGTAGCCGATCCGAGCGAGGAAGTGAGCCAGGCGGTTGAAGCGTGGAACCTGTCCGAGCGAGAAACCCATTTCTTCACACGGTTCACGCCCGAGCCGTCGATCCGGCAGCAATTGGAAGTTGTCGGCGCCTGA
- a CDS encoding PQQ-binding-like beta-propeller repeat protein yields MTPHFGQHVRRFAPVVALAAGIALVACAAPRTRAGDWPQWRGANRDAKAADFKAPKTWPKELTQKWKVTVGDGVATPALVGDKLFVFTRDGDAKTGTEVLRCLDAGTGKEEWADKYDASFKASADAGFPGPRCSPAVAEGKVVTLGVNGTLSCLEADTGKKLWRVETKGMPRFHTSSSPIIVDKLVVAQFGGESKGGIAAYDLGTGDEKWKWADEGTAYASPVVMTVGDTKMLVAETSASVIGLDLKTGKLLWKTGFAVTGRGYNSSTPMVDGQTVIFSGTARGTRALKIEKNGDEFTPKEVWNNKDTSVIYNTPVLTDGHVFGLTSTDTLFCVSAETGKTDWTEPLAGGRGYGNIVAAGDVLLALPPTGQLTVFEPSAKEFKKLASYKVGEGATYAYPIATGNRIYVKDKTAVILWTVE; encoded by the coding sequence ATGACCCCGCATTTCGGACAGCACGTCCGTCGGTTCGCCCCCGTCGTCGCGCTCGCGGCCGGCATCGCACTCGTCGCGTGCGCCGCGCCGCGCACCCGCGCCGGCGACTGGCCCCAGTGGCGCGGCGCGAACCGCGATGCGAAGGCCGCCGACTTCAAGGCGCCCAAGACGTGGCCCAAGGAACTCACGCAGAAGTGGAAGGTCACCGTGGGCGACGGTGTCGCCACGCCCGCGCTCGTCGGCGATAAGCTCTTCGTGTTCACCCGCGACGGCGACGCCAAGACCGGAACCGAGGTGCTCCGCTGTCTCGACGCCGGGACCGGTAAGGAAGAGTGGGCCGACAAGTACGACGCGTCGTTCAAGGCCAGCGCGGACGCCGGCTTCCCCGGCCCGCGCTGTTCCCCGGCCGTGGCCGAGGGCAAAGTCGTGACGCTCGGCGTGAACGGTACGCTGTCCTGCCTCGAAGCCGACACGGGCAAGAAGCTGTGGCGGGTCGAAACGAAGGGGATGCCCCGGTTCCACACGTCCAGTTCGCCGATCATCGTGGACAAACTCGTGGTGGCACAGTTCGGCGGCGAGAGCAAGGGCGGGATCGCCGCCTACGACCTCGGCACCGGCGACGAGAAGTGGAAGTGGGCCGACGAGGGCACCGCCTACGCCTCGCCCGTGGTGATGACCGTGGGCGACACGAAAATGCTCGTCGCGGAAACGTCCGCGAGCGTGATCGGGCTCGACCTCAAGACCGGCAAGCTGCTGTGGAAGACGGGGTTCGCCGTCACCGGCCGCGGCTACAACTCGTCCACTCCGATGGTGGACGGTCAGACCGTGATCTTCTCCGGCACGGCGCGCGGAACCCGCGCCCTGAAGATCGAAAAGAACGGCGACGAGTTCACGCCGAAAGAGGTGTGGAACAACAAGGACACCTCGGTGATTTACAACACGCCCGTGCTGACGGACGGTCACGTGTTCGGGCTGACCTCCACCGACACCCTGTTCTGCGTGAGTGCCGAGACCGGCAAGACCGACTGGACGGAACCGCTGGCGGGCGGCCGGGGCTACGGCAACATCGTCGCGGCCGGCGACGTGCTACTCGCGCTCCCGCCGACCGGTCAACTCACCGTGTTCGAGCCGAGCGCGAAGGAGTTCAAGAAGCTCGCGAGCTACAAGGTGGGGGAGGGCGCGACCTACGCCTACCCGATCGCGACCGGGAACCGCATCTACGTGAAGGACAAGACCGCGGTCATCCTGTGGACGGTCGAGTGA
- a CDS encoding leucine-rich repeat domain-containing protein translates to MPDPPSEWPWSAALVLPNFERGFVTRLRIIAGALGNMVPVRRLIAGEPVSDVLFEIGETSPARAAEARRLLPFPHPVSVKLVRQQGTVGQQDAFVAALLSSPLMASASALALDALNHTYHRSALVAWLTRSPFLPNVRSLSLRQNAFTCLEAHVLARSARLRNVRQLDVTDNRIEGPGAAALFDRFGDGLVI, encoded by the coding sequence CGCGGCGCTCGTACTCCCGAACTTCGAGCGCGGGTTCGTCACGCGGCTCCGCATCATTGCGGGTGCGCTCGGGAATATGGTTCCGGTCCGGCGGTTGATCGCCGGCGAACCCGTATCGGACGTGCTGTTCGAAATCGGTGAAACGTCGCCGGCACGCGCCGCCGAAGCCCGAAGGCTCTTACCCTTCCCGCACCCGGTGTCCGTGAAACTCGTGCGGCAACAGGGAACCGTCGGCCAGCAGGACGCGTTCGTCGCGGCGTTGCTCTCGTCGCCGCTCATGGCGTCCGCGTCGGCTCTCGCTCTCGATGCACTGAACCACACGTATCACCGATCGGCACTGGTGGCGTGGTTGACCCGTTCGCCGTTCCTGCCGAACGTGCGGAGCCTGAGTCTTCGGCAAAACGCCTTCACCTGCCTGGAGGCGCACGTTCTGGCCCGTTCCGCGCGTTTGCGGAACGTGAGGCAATTGGACGTGACCGACAACCGGATCGAAGGCCCCGGCGCCGCCGCGCTGTTCGACCGCTTCGGCGACGGGCTGGTGATTTGA